Proteins co-encoded in one Pyxidicoccus xibeiensis genomic window:
- a CDS encoding DUF262 domain-containing protein: MPSTLTRRPQATAFSIEDLLDRVRRGEVRIPDFQRPLKWTAEDVRDLFDSVYRGYPIGTLLFWKREAPAASITFGPVRIDAPSTSQALWVVDGQQRITALAAVLLHGASAPAARDGFTLFFDLEAQEIVSSRGDGPPPAHWLPLNVVLDSEQLLEWLDRYPGREKKPEHTRTAIRVGKAAREYQIPAYVVEAAEEKTLRIIFKRLNTAGKPLTDNEVFNALYGGTAGSRPSNLKTLASSLAELGFGTLEEPILLRGVLAVRGLDFTQDFQKQLREEDDLGETLQQTEAALRNAIIFLRRDAGVLHEKLLPEPLYLILLARFFHLHPEPSRRTRDLLSRWLWRGSVDSSMGGKARSAKELLAVIGPDEEESLQAMLAQVSPFFDDWLARHSLTNMVGLTLHSRRMALNALLSLRPRHLLTAAPLEPTQLLEGQDLGLKAILTTPPEKSADADLNLDPKVLHSLLYIPANFLFHVPVPGRQVLDLLLPDAPPPPEVLESHAVTSEMLTALREARTVDFLMQRMQHIDALLVEFLRARTRHDESDRPSLKSLIVDDEEED, from the coding sequence ATGCCCTCCACCCTGACCCGGCGTCCCCAGGCCACGGCCTTCAGCATCGAGGACCTGCTGGACCGCGTCCGGCGCGGCGAGGTGCGCATCCCGGACTTCCAGCGCCCGCTGAAGTGGACGGCGGAGGACGTGCGGGACCTGTTCGACAGCGTGTACCGGGGCTATCCCATCGGCACGCTGCTCTTCTGGAAGCGCGAGGCGCCCGCCGCGAGCATCACCTTCGGCCCGGTGCGCATCGACGCGCCCTCCACCAGCCAGGCGCTGTGGGTGGTGGACGGACAGCAGCGCATCACCGCCCTGGCCGCGGTGCTGCTCCACGGCGCCAGTGCGCCCGCCGCGCGCGACGGCTTCACCCTCTTCTTCGACCTGGAGGCGCAGGAAATCGTCTCGTCCCGGGGGGACGGCCCGCCGCCCGCGCACTGGCTGCCATTGAATGTGGTGCTCGACAGCGAGCAGCTGCTGGAGTGGCTGGACCGCTATCCGGGCCGCGAGAAGAAGCCGGAGCACACCCGCACCGCCATCCGCGTGGGCAAGGCGGCCCGCGAGTACCAGATACCGGCGTACGTGGTGGAGGCCGCGGAGGAGAAGACGCTGCGCATCATCTTCAAGCGGCTCAACACGGCCGGCAAGCCGCTCACCGACAACGAGGTCTTCAACGCGCTCTACGGAGGCACGGCGGGCTCACGGCCCTCGAACCTGAAGACCCTGGCCAGCAGCCTCGCGGAGCTCGGCTTCGGCACCCTCGAGGAGCCCATCCTGCTGCGGGGCGTGCTCGCGGTGCGCGGGCTCGACTTCACCCAGGACTTCCAGAAGCAGCTGCGGGAGGAGGACGACCTCGGCGAGACGCTCCAGCAGACCGAGGCCGCGCTGCGCAACGCCATCATCTTCCTCAGGCGGGACGCGGGCGTCCTCCACGAGAAGCTCCTCCCCGAGCCGCTCTACCTCATCCTGCTCGCCCGCTTCTTCCACCTGCACCCGGAGCCATCCCGGCGCACGCGGGACTTGCTCTCGCGCTGGCTGTGGCGCGGCAGCGTGGACAGCTCCATGGGAGGCAAGGCCCGCTCCGCGAAGGAGCTGCTGGCCGTCATCGGACCCGACGAGGAAGAGTCCCTGCAGGCCATGCTGGCCCAGGTGAGCCCCTTCTTCGACGACTGGCTGGCGCGCCACTCGCTGACCAACATGGTGGGGCTCACCCTGCACTCGCGCAGGATGGCGCTCAACGCCCTGCTGTCGCTGCGCCCCCGGCACCTGCTCACCGCCGCGCCGCTGGAGCCCACCCAGCTGCTGGAGGGCCAGGACCTGGGGCTCAAGGCGATTCTCACCACCCCGCCCGAGAAGTCCGCGGACGCCGACCTCAACCTGGACCCCAAGGTCCTCCACTCGCTGCTCTACATTCCCGCCAACTTCCTCTTCCACGTCCCGGTGCCGGGCCGGCAGGTGCTGGACCTGCTCCTCCCGGACGCGCCGCCGCCACCGGAGGTCCTGGAGAGCCATGCCGTCACCTCCGAGATGCTGACGGCGCTGCGCGAGGCGCGCACCGTCGACTTCCTGATGCAGCGCATGCAGCACATCGACGCCCTGCTGGTGGAGTTCCTGCGGGCGCGCACGCGGCACGACGAGTCGGACCGGCCGTCGCTCAAGTCCCTCATCGTCGACGACGAGGAGGAGGACTGA
- a CDS encoding type II toxin-antitoxin system HipA family toxin has translation MDSEIATAGILDVHLGNVHVGTLTLLADERIEFVISEEYRQRYPRPVLGQSFEDDLTRRHVSRMRLPHFFSNLLPEGPLRELISEREQVAKQREFFLIARLGEDLPGAIAVRPAGVLSSDILAPLEDAATATGNEHEPLRFSLAGVQLKFSMLRKDKGMTLPTSGRGGDWIVKLPDNRYDRVPENEFAMMTWARAAGIAVPEVTLLKVADVDGLPEGITLREDVAYAIRRFDRPEPGQRVHMEDLAQVLGLYSDEKYKKYNYETIANVILRVAGVSALHEFLRRLVFIAVIGNGDAHHKNWSLLYPDGIHAALSPAYDLVSTIQYMAGDTLALNLARSKRFEDISLASFERLARKLELSPDDVLPVVKSAVSAAFDTWSSLHPHLPLSSESRQRLEAHWKRVPLLQGT, from the coding sequence GTGGACTCCGAAATCGCCACCGCCGGAATCCTCGACGTCCACCTGGGCAACGTCCACGTCGGCACGCTGACGCTGCTCGCGGACGAGCGCATCGAGTTCGTCATCTCCGAGGAGTACCGCCAGCGCTACCCCCGGCCCGTGCTGGGCCAGTCCTTCGAGGACGACCTCACCCGCCGCCACGTCAGCCGGATGCGGCTGCCGCACTTCTTCTCCAACCTCCTGCCCGAAGGCCCCCTGCGCGAGCTCATCTCCGAGCGGGAGCAGGTGGCGAAGCAGCGCGAGTTCTTCCTCATCGCCCGGCTCGGCGAGGACCTGCCCGGCGCCATCGCCGTGCGTCCCGCCGGGGTGCTGTCCTCGGACATCCTCGCGCCCCTCGAGGACGCGGCCACGGCCACCGGGAATGAGCACGAGCCCCTGCGCTTCTCGCTCGCCGGCGTGCAGCTCAAGTTCTCCATGCTGCGCAAGGACAAGGGGATGACGCTGCCCACCAGCGGCCGGGGCGGCGACTGGATTGTGAAGCTGCCGGACAACCGCTACGACCGCGTCCCGGAGAACGAGTTCGCGATGATGACCTGGGCCCGCGCCGCCGGCATCGCCGTGCCGGAGGTGACGCTGCTCAAGGTGGCCGACGTCGACGGGCTCCCGGAGGGCATCACCCTGCGCGAGGACGTGGCCTACGCCATCCGCCGCTTCGACCGCCCCGAGCCGGGCCAGCGCGTCCACATGGAGGACCTGGCCCAGGTGCTCGGGCTGTACTCGGACGAGAAGTACAAGAAGTACAACTACGAGACCATCGCCAACGTCATCCTCCGGGTCGCCGGCGTGAGCGCGCTGCACGAGTTCCTGCGCCGTCTGGTGTTCATCGCCGTCATCGGCAACGGCGACGCGCACCACAAGAACTGGTCGCTGCTCTACCCGGATGGCATCCACGCGGCGCTCTCGCCCGCGTATGACCTGGTCTCCACCATCCAGTACATGGCCGGGGACACGCTCGCGCTCAACCTCGCCCGGTCCAAGCGCTTCGAGGACATCTCCCTCGCCAGCTTCGAGCGGCTCGCCCGGAAGCTGGAGCTGTCCCCGGACGACGTGCTCCCCGTCGTGAAGTCCGCCGTGAGCGCCGCCTTCGACACCTGGTCGTCCCTCCACCCCCACCTGCCCCTCTCCTCCGAGAGCCGGCAGCGCCTCGAGGCCCACTGGAAGCGCGTCCCGCTGCTCCAGGGCACCTGA